One Plasmodium sp. gorilla clade G2 genome assembly, chromosome: 12 genomic window carries:
- a CDS encoding erythrocyte membrane protein 1 (PfEMP1) has protein sequence MGNTKSQEKSSLLRNFQYFIVQENGATRQRQYKLMYFDYLNFLKYEIDHEAWNWEIYKNNVTKKGGSGNLTEEESFCGWKEIQKKIFDKLIKTQKGQHQNKYNWNEHAEPLLNIARKKLKNTPDCKQITIKENDIKELQNPVFPAISGGSSSTTCKGINTAPNLHIPLRRRTLFVEKMYEYLNNINSEIASTTTLKEAIEGKRDAKSHIADVAGRLKRQMIDGLSTELSNLIKNKYKGTEHKAFCKEWQRTMDDYHTLFLKDDIVDENETKGIQCLIEQIEQKVGGSSKFRNAWSSHFKELVRDLQTSQLKDPTTQEACSISPEEKSQCIRFFEEWAEEFCKLKKDLGEMMLKNCKDDDKPNSTECKKICNIYKNFLEESQSYYKNYKDTCADPKFGYDSRTDLQESFSKAAMDSMTECCTDMGHCSDTQLFNTNADKSNLIYNCMCEKGKYTSERKTKTECSKYMAQNAVSGIQVPPQQPGTSGQSVVTATSASPKTVMDIAKQVMEGAKTQWKSLDTEGKLKGEPHKGKYSQGGTESELESDICKLKIEHSNDVRPKDTGYDRYKGPCTGKDNDGKRFVIGTPWKEGSTIDLENGELMSPRREHMCTSNLENLAGKGESPKFLSEKNAKVNDSFTGDVLLSAKEETQRILQMYKQNNDKDDQPGMCRAVRSSFADLGDIIRGKDIWEKNTDMGRLQGHLTKIFEKIKTEVGGSKYSTDTENTTPPYKTLREHWWSANREQVWEAMKCHLRDMFAATDTKSSTTGLWGESSAFCGYNTEVPVDDYIPQKLRWLTEWNESYCKQLERHYKDIWEQCTMCKNNEPCDKYNEKCDMCSGMCEAYSKHVKKWKEQWTKHETQYKTLSQGNGSEKDFIDKIKNGKNNNYENASDFVESMQGYKYCKNTPQREYKKEKSGKDYHVFEEKPKDFKDACDCKSKDLTTKTKPGAPAAPTPTTKKSDETTKCETAFNGSNSAAPNGVTLSEWDCTSYSDMCIKKGGTQTISDYSKKFDKIFDEWLTSFFEEQTKVSNKSTECTKLNSCPPNGCDTKCEQHSCKGKCPCYEKWVKSKITEWRHFKSAYHDLSSTNPTIWLTLKNKGNDADQYVRSQKSALLTTASSGISGNSNNVTIDTILNHEHTQVKQCLEKCPIKIGCEKKGFKNEWQCEPSGTAPSGSNKNMCEKKEDPEDNTGASGKQKSVPTSGGNDTEMFYNLFNEWLHDMEQMLGTSKTLVEKTCGNTRGGTTSSSGTPSSGGATNTSGEKDCKECKELCGCYEKLKGDIEKQWKEQQKYYDHHKDKGKDEEMKKWDIHTYLNAQCIINEAVKSEQPDSVQDDFDKVQGKCDKLKGSHDNYAEALIKKSGEDKTKLCEECEKDQPSKTPTDDCNSIQTIPESDCKEKKYDEVKDPSKNSYERDKNWKCTQTDEKTWENNVCVPPRTQPLCIANMYNSSSKAVQLQGNESDLKRELKKAIKTETKLLWDKNKSNPDKACRLTHRSLNDFKHMVIGDMLWGPDSIKKVQEKIGTIIPGGTNITTREKWWKDNEKDFWEAVKCGIKEAAAKPQNGGTSGADCPRFISDDDQFEWWAKEWSEDYYDKRNHLVKDMDTVCAKDKGGCKDSNSATSGQCKTKCDIYKSFLEKKRKEWKDNFEKYLKDKEKELEKTTSVNTKEYSPEIFYLLNPCTYQSCDNKYITALRSTKPYGDKQKLCACDSQSQTEDETNPCSDKFTEYGCSPKKYKDIWSTVSVKNESDRRRVFAPPRRNSMCIGWLFSPLDKSRGKMAAKNELRDKLIDAARGEAHYLWTYYNAKGGTTGQNSDYCKALTRSYYDYSDMIKGTDLWSAGYSPLLEKNIHEVFAMKESGSTTTPSEDDIVKDRRGWWESVRKDVWTAMQCKTTGCNPTSGDVPTTYESHDQFLRWFIEWGEHFCEQKQHYMTQLDNICIKRKCNSMCGGTTCEPCQKQCEKYNKWLMTKKNEWKGQKDKYKEEYKKPGAKNKNTYSGTNDSPHDYLKNKATGCNNEEFNKLFKRQDEKYRPYRVKCKKCIEKLTQDIVENIKNKKIPGSGKPEDIFSLCDKACEELKSKDWYKTYVEEDNDYTKIKGKPNCEGLKKEAEDNKIKWDNTEGGFKHLNNNSNTNEHVSENIYIPPRKQKICFKGLDGKYDQGDSGVKDEETLFKHLMKISAIEGFNLGEYYKQKNNNNNNNEKFKYDVEACNALKYSFLDLRDIILGYDNLEIEKNGTESHLNSTFKKIYEDDDKDAGKPGSIYRRNWWKSNQQCVWNAMLCGYKKGRGEDIQSCNTIPDDTTYPVGTDRPSGTNLQFLRWFAEWGEDYCGHYRRELEKLKQKCDNVQCNNASEEAKQKACKEQCDKYKNFIKPWKEQYDKQKNKFTTDKGQDLYTQDKEAKEAKDAREFLEKKLKISCKHSGSTSGQTSGNCNCMNQTSSQNSGDPASLDQLPSGYDQKCNCSNSGSKPVAPPQVDVCQQVEQTLNSKDNNGRIQQCKDKYEGGKDKYPKWDCEKSSLVSKKGECMPPRRQKLCTYNLKNLKDQTTTGLRKALIECAAIETYFAWGKYKKDNSVGQIGKKPDDELQNGTIPEEFKRIMFYTFGDFKDLILEKDIGNDVSEIKKKITAAFKSGGQNDDEATRKAWWKEIEKEVWDAMLCALSHDSTTKKVEESIRTKIENNNKYSDVKFGDTTKSSTTTSDGLAAFASRPQFLRWFTEWGEHFCRRYTKEYKDLDKACSNYNCGTNEPDKTNCEKQCQTYKKFIQEWKKHYTSQKGKFDREKSTYDSADDDAKSSKNAQEYLKKKLEKFCSTSGTSQKCDYKCMDETSNQNGKDIPKSLKETPDIVEGKCPCPVKPAPVKPAPQVVPQGGGGGGAGRSQQATKILVPDGQDGGTQHGAKPMNPDGGNAQVDITFGTTTSTVTPAPSSAPGSQTTVDTNSQSGQGSTSGQDPGSNTAGTGQTSTSQTTQPGAPSIPALDPNELWNKIKENVLAPVLTAGGLGYAGTKAAIDLAKKVGPRIAEKAADVAEKAVQTGIKAAGGVDNVANVAKGAAKAGIELVDFGIKTAETVGPILETTLTTAISSITNSGTQPQQPQPPPPSGPNSGPSGSSTHQNPGSPRPGSTTGGQHSQGGHGGQGQVSPGVPTGRGPKPSSTPRGTQPTDLTTTVSLSAIPWAIGVAFVGIAYLWLKKKPKSSPMDLLRVIDIPKNDYGIPDKTSTNRYIPYGRYKGKTYIYVEGDESDDYSYIRDISSSDITSSESEYEEIDLYKPRSPKYKTLIEVVLKPSNKTPYDDTYKDNIVDNSYIPSGKYGDKHSDIPSDAPSDNTPTYKLTEEEWNKLKQDFILNMLQNDNMDLPNENIIDDNIPKDIQPDIIQNNMDEKPFITQIQDRKLHSDDSDVLSYNIDWNVPENIITNNLDIPKNVTSNDQYSGIDLINDSLSGKPIDIYDELLKRKENELYGTNHPKNTTTNSGVMEANCDPISSQLNLFHKWLDRNRYMCEKWSNKEEMLNKLNKEWEKENNINYHIIYNTSNDIINNINNKSKLSNANVSMEINMDKFNVTNTDVLNANIS, from the exons ATGGGGAATACCAAATCACAAGAGAAGAGTAGTTTGCTGAGAAATTTTCAGTATTTCATAGTTCAAGAAAATGGAGCCACAAGACAAAGgcaatataaattaatgtattttgattatttgaattttttaaaatatgaaatagaTCATGAAGCATGGAATtgggaaatatataaaaacaatgtCACTAAAAAAGGCGGAAGTGGTAATCTTACAGAGGAAGAATCATTTTGTGGATGGaaagaaatacaaaaaaaaatatttgacaAACTTATTAAAACACAAAAGGGTCAACAtcaaaacaaatataattgGAACGAACATGCAGAACCACTACTAAATATAGCAcgcaaaaaattaaaaaatacacCAGATTGTAAGCAAATTACCATTAAGGAAAATGATATCAAAGAATTGCAGAATCCTGTTTTTCCAGCTATATCTGGAGGATCATCAAGTACTACTTGTAAAGGTATAAACACTGCACCCAATTTACATATACCTCTACGTCGACGAACACTATTTGTTGAGAAAATGTATGAATACCTTAATAACATTAACAGCGAAATTGCGAGCACAACAACATTAAAGGAAGCTATAGAGGGTAAAAGAGACGCCAAAAGCCATATAGCAGACGTTGCTGGTCGTCTGAAAAGGCAAATGATTGATGGGTTAAGTACTGAATTAAGCAACcttataaaaaacaaatataaggGTACCGAACATAAAGCATTTTGTAAGGAATGGCAACGCACTATGGACGATTATCacacattatttttaaaagacgATATAgttgatgaaaatgaaacTAAAGGAATTCAATGTTTAATAGAACAAATTGAACAAAAGGTAGGAGGTTCAAGCAAATTTAGAAATGCATGGAGTTCTCATTTTAAAGAACTAGTAAGAGATTTACAAACATCACAGTTGAAAGACCCAACTACACAAGAAGCTTGTAGTATATCTCCTGAGGAGAAATCCCAATGTATTCGTTTCTTTGAAGAATGGGCAGAAGAATTttgtaaattaaaaaaagatctAGGAGAAATGATGTTAAAAAATTGTAAGGATGACGATAAACCTAATTCTACagaatgtaaaaaaatatgtaatatatataaaaattttctaGAAGAGTCACAAtcgtattataaaaattataaagatacATGTGCTGATCCGAAATTTGGATATGATAGCAGAACAGATTTACAAGAAAGTTTTTCTAAAGCTGCTATGGATTCTATGACTGAATGTTGTACAGATATGGGTCATTGTAGTGACACACAATTATTTAATACTAACGCAGATAAAAGTAATTTGATTTATAATTGTATGTgcgaaaaaggaaaatatacaagcgaaagaaaaacaaaaacagaATGTTCAAAATACATGGCACAAAATGCTGTTAGTGGAATACAAGTTCCTCCACAACAACCTGGTACTTCTGGCCAAAGTGTCGTGACTGCCACCAGTGCGAGTCCCAAAACCGTGATGGATATAGCCAAACAAGTGATGGAGGGGGCGAAAACACAGTGGAAAAGTCTTGATACTGAGGGTAAGTTGAAAGGAGAGCCACATAAAGGTAAATATTCCCAAGGAGGTACGGAAAGTGAGTTGGAAAGcgatatatgtaaattaaaGATCGAACACTCCAATGATGTTCGTCCAAAAGATACTGGTTATGATAGATATAAAGGCCCCTGTACTGGTAAAGATAATGATGGGAAACGTTTTGTTATAGGTACTCCATGGAAAGAAGGGAGCACAATAGATTTGGAAAATGGAGAACTTATGTCCCCTAGAAGAGAACATATGTGTACTTCAAACTTAGAGAATCTAGCCGGAAAAGGTGAATCCCCAAAATTCCTAAGTGAAAAGAATGCCAAAGTCAACGACTCGTTCACTGGAGATGTATTATTATCAGCAAAAGAAGAAACACAACGAATACTTCAAAtgtataaacaaaataacgACAAAGATGACCAACCTGGAATGTGCCGGGCCGTGCGGTCCAGTTTTGCAGACTTAGGGGATATCATACGTGGGAAAGACATATGGGAGAAAAACACAGATATGGGGAGATTACAAGGGCATTTGACAAAGATATTTGAGAAAATTAAAACAGAAGTAGGTGGTAGCAAATATAGCACCGACACCGAAAATACCACCCCCCCCTACAAAACATTGCGTGAACATTGGTGGTCGGCCAACCGCGAACAGGTATGGGAAGCAATGAAATGTCATTTACGTGATATGTTTGCTGCAACTGACACGAAAAGTAGTACCACTGGCTTGTGGGGTGAATCCTCGGCATTTTGTGGATATAACACCGAGGTACCTGTGGATGACTACATACCACAGAAGTTGAGATGGCTCACCGAATGGAACGAGAGCTATTGCAAACAATTGGAACGTCACTATAAGGATATTTGGGAACAATGTACGATgtgtaaaaataatgaaccATGTGATAAATACAATGAGAAATGTGATATGTGTTCAGGTATGTGTGAAGCATACAGTAAACAtgttaaaaaatggaaagaACAATGGACAAAACATGAAACACAATACAAAACATTATCCCAGGGAAATGGTAGTGAGAAAGACTTTattgataaaattaaaaatggaAAGAACAACAATTATGAAAATGCTTCCGATTTTGTAGAATCAATGCAaggatataaatattgtaaaaataCACCTCAAAGAGAATATAAGAAGGAAAAAAGTGGTAAGGACTATCATGTATTTGAGGAAAAACCTAAAGATTTTAAAGATGCATGTGATTGTAAAAGCAAAGATCTGACGACAAAGACGAAACCTGGAGCACCTGCAGCACCAACACCTACAACAAAAAAGTCAGATGAAACAACAAAATGTGAGACTGCATTTAATGGAAGTAATAGTGCTGCTCCTAATGGTGTAACTTTGAGTGAATGGGATTGTACATCATACAGTGATATGTGTATAAAAAAAGGTGGCACACAAACAATAAGTGATTATAGTAAGAAGTTCgataaaatatttgatgAATGGTTAACATCTTTTTTTGAAGAACAAACAAAAGTAAGTAATAAATCCACCGAATGCACAAAGTTAAATTCATGTCCTCCAAACGGTTGCGATACTAAATGTGAACAACATAGTTGTAAAGGTAAATGTCCTTGTTATGAAAAATGGGTCAAAAGTAAAATTACAGAATGGAGACATTTTAAATCAGCTTATCATGACCTTAGTTCGACAAATCCAACTATATGGTTGACTCTTAAGAACAAGGGAAATGATGCAGATCAATATGTAAGAAGTCAAAAAAGTGCTCTACTCACGACAGCGTCCAGTGGAATATCTGGAAATTCCAACAATGTTACTATAGATACAATCCTCAACCACGAACATACACAAGTGAAACAATGTTTAGAGAAATGTCCCATAAAAATTGGTTGTGAAAAAAAAGGGTTCAAAAACGAGTGGCAATGTGAACCTAGTGGTACCGCACCTAGTGGTAGTAACAAGAATATGtgtgaaaaaaaagaggACCCTGAAGATAACACAGGTGCTAGTGGCAAACAAAAAAGTGTTCCCACTAGCGGTGGTAATGATACTGaaatgttttataatttgtttaaTGAATGGTTGCATGATATGGAACAGATGTTGGGCACAAGTAAAACACTAGTGGAGAAAACATGTGGTAACACACGTGGTGGTACCACGAGTAGTAGTGGGACACCAAGTAGTGGTGGTGCCACAAATACTAGTGGTGAGAAGGATTGTAAGGAATGTAAGGAGTTATGTGGGTGTTATGAGAAATTAAAGGGTGATATTGAGAAACAATGGAAAGAACAACAAAAGTATTATGACCATCATAAAGATAAAGGAAAAGATGAGGAGATGAAAAAATGGGATATTCATACTTATTTGAATGCACAATGTATTATAAATGAAGCAGTAAAATCAGAACAACCAGATAGTGTACAAGATGATTTTGACAAGGTACAAGGAAAATGTGATAAACTTAAAGGTAGCCACGACAATTATGCTGAAgcattaataaaaaagagtGGTGAagataaaacaaaattatgTGAAGAGTGCGAAAAAGATCAACCATCAAAAACTCCTACAGATGATTGTAACAGTATTCAGACAATTCCCGAGAGTGAttgtaaagaaaaaaaatatgacgAAGTGAAAGATCCTTCGAAAAACTCGTATGAACGAGACAAAAATTGGAAGTGTACCCAAACTGATGAGAAAACATGGGAAAATAATGTTTGCGTTCCTCCTAGAACACAACCTTTATGTATAGCAAATATGTACAATTCAAGTAGTAAGGCAGTACAACTACAAGGAAACGAAAGTGATTTGAAAagagaattaaaaaaagcaATAAAAACTgaaacaaaattattatgggacaaaaataaaagtaatccTGATAAAGCTTGTAGGTTAACACATAGAAGTTTGAACGATTTCAAACATATGGTGATTGGGGATATGTTATGGGGACCAGATAGTATTAAAAAAGTGCAGGAGAAAATAGGTACTATTATACCAGGTGGTACTAATATTACCACTAGAGAAAAATGGTGGAAAGATAACGAAAAAGATTTTTGGGAAGCAGTCAAATGTGGCATAAAAGAGGCGGCGGCAAAACCACAAAATGGTGGTACCAGTGGCGCTGATTGCCCCCGTTTCATTTCTGACGATGACCAATTTGAGTGGTGGGCAAAAGAGTGGTCGGAGGACTACTACGACAAGAGGAACCACTTGGTGAAGGATATGGACACTGTATGTGCTAAGGATAAGGGTGGATGTAAGGATAGTAATTCTGCTACTAGTGGACAATGTAAAACTAAATGtgacatatataaaagttttcttgaaaaaaaaaggaaagaatGGAAAgataattttgaaaaatatttaaaagataaagaaaaagaactAGAAAAAACCACTAGTGTTAATACTAAAGAGTATAGTCctgaaattttttatttattaaaccCTTGTACTTATCAAAGttgtgataataaatatataacagcACTACGGAGTACTAAACCATATGGGGATAAACAAAAATTGTGCGCGTGTGATTCACAGTCACAAACAGAGGATGAAACCAATCCGTGTAGTGATAAGTTCACGGAATATGGTTGTTCTCCAAAAAAGTATAAAGATATATGGAGTACAGTGAGTGTCAAAAACGAAAGTGATCGACGTCGTGTGTTTGCCCCGCCACGACGGAACAGTATGTGCATCGGGTGGCTCTTCTCTCCACTAGATAAAAGTCGTGGTAAAATGGCTGCCAAAAATGAATTGAGAGATAAATTAATCGACGCAGCCAGGGGGGAAGCACACTACCTATGGACATACTATAACGCCAAAGGTGGTACCACCGGTCAAAATAGTGATTACTGTAAAGCCCTGACACGTTCATACTATGACTATAGTGATATGATCAAAGGCACCGATCTGTGGTCCGCGGGGTACTCACCACTACTGGAGAAAAATATCCACGAGGTTTTCGCGATGAAAGAAAGTGGTAGTACCACTACACCGAGTGAGGACGATATAGTGAAGGATAGACGTGGTTGGTGGGAATCGGTACGTAAAGATGTGTGGACCGCAATGCAGTGTAAAACCACTGGTTGTAATCCCACTAGTGGTGACGTACCCACCACTTATGAATCCCACGATCAGTTTTTGCGCTGGTTTATCGAATGGGGCGAACATTTCTGTGAACAAAAACAACACTATATGACGCAGTTGGacaatatatgtataaagaGGAAATGTAACAGTATGTGCGGGGGAACCACTTGTGAACCTTGTCAAAAACAATGTgaaaaatacaataaatgGCTAATGACTAAGAAAAATGAATGGAAAGGacaaaaagataaatataaagaggAATACAAGAAACCAGGtgcaaaaaacaaaaatacaTATTCAGGAACTAACGATAGTCCTCatgattatttaaaaaataaagcaaCTGGATGCAATAATgaagaatttaataaattatttaagagacaagatgaaaaatatagaCCATACAGagtaaaatgtaaaaaatgtataGAGAAATTAACACAAGATATtgtagaaaatattaaaaacaaaaagattCCTGGTAGCGGTAAACCAGaagatattttttctttatgtgACAAAGCATGTGAAGAGTTAAAGAGCAAAGATTGGTACAAAACATATGTTGAAGAGGACAATGACTATACTAAAATTAAGGGTAAACCCAATTGTGAAGGGCTAAAAAAAGAAGCAGAAGATAACAAAATTAAATGGGACAATACTGAGGGAGGATTTAAACATTTAAACAATAATTCAAATACAAATGAACATGTAtctgaaaatatatatattcctccaaggaaacaaaaaatatgttttaaagGACTAGATGGAAAATACGATCAAGGTGATAGTGGTGTTAAAGATGAAGAAACATTGTTCAAACATTTGATGAAAATTTCTGCTATTGAAGGATTTAATTTAGGAGAATactataaacaaaaaaataataataataataataatgaaaaatttaaatatgatGTTGAAGCTTGTAATGCTTTAAAATATAGTTTTCTTGATTTAAGAGATATAATTCTAGGATATGATAATTTAGAAATTGAGAAAAATGGGACAGAAAGTCATCTTAATtcaacatttaaaaaaatatatgaggATGATGATAAAGACGCTGGAAAACCCGGTAGTATTTATCGACGAAATTGGTGGAAAAGTAACCAACAATGTGTATGGAACGCTATGTTATGTGGGTACAAAAAAGGACGTGGTGAAGACATACAATCGTGTAACACCATACCTGATGACACCACTTATCCCGTGGGTACCGATCGCCCTAGTGGTACCAACCTCCAGTTTTTGAGATGGTTTGCCGAATGGGGCGAAGACTACTGTGGTCACTACAGGAGGGAATTGGAGAAATTGAAACAGAAGTGCGATAATGTACAATGTAATAATGCTAGTGAAGAAGCTAAACAAAAAGCTTGTAAAGAACAatgtgataaatataaaaattttattaaaccaTGGAAAGAGCAATatgataaacaaaaaaataaattcacaACAGATAAAGGACAGGATTTATATACTCAAGATAAAGAAGCAAAAGAGGCAAAAGATGCAAGAGaatttttagaaaaaaaattaaaaataagttGTAAACACAGTGGTTCTACTAGTGGTCAAACTAGTGGTAATTGCAATTGTATGAATCAAACGTCGTCACAAAATAGTGGTGACCCCGCCTCGTTGGATCAACTACCTAGTGGGTATGACCAAAAGTGTAATTGTTCGAATAGTGGTAGTAAACCAGTGGCACCACCACAAGTAGATGTATGTCAGCAGGTGGAACAAACACTTAACAGTAAGGACAATAATGGAAGAATACAACAATGTAAAGATAAATATGAAGGGGGAAAAGACAAATATCCTAAATGGGATTGCGAAAAATCAAGTTTAGTGTCTAAAAAAGGTGAATGTATGCCCCCAAGGAGACAAAAACTCTGcacatataatttaaaaaacttAAAGGATCAAACAACAACGGGTTTAAGGAAAGCTCTCATTGAATGTGCTGCAATAGAAACATATTTTGCTTggggaaaatataaaaaggataaCAGTGTTGGTCAAATTGGTAAAAAACCAGATGATGAATTACAAAACGGAACTATACCTGAAGAGTTTAAAAGAATAATGTTCTATACATTTGGAGATTTTAAAGATTTGATATTAGAAAAAGATATAGGTAATGATGTCagtgaaataaaaaagaaaataactGCTGCTTTCAAAAGTGGAGGCCAAAATGATGATGAGGCAACACGTAAAGCTTGGTGGAAAGAAATTGAAAAAGAGGTTTGGGATGCAATGTTATGTGCCCTATCACATGATAGCACAACAAAGAAAGTGGAAGAAAGTATTCGAACAAAAATTGAAAACAACAACAAGTATAGTGACGTCAAGTTCGGTGACACCACTAAATCTAGTACTACCACTAGTGACGGCCTCGCGGCATTCGCCTCTCGGCCGCAGTTTTTGCGTTGGTTCACCGAATGGGGGGAACACTTTTGTAGACGTTATACCAAGGAGTATAAGGATTTGGATAAGGCATGTAGTAACTATAATTGTGGCACAAATGAACCAGATAAAACAAATTGTGAAAAACAATGtcaaacatataaaaaatttattcaaGAATGGAAAAAACATTATACTAGTCAAAAAGGAAAATTCGACAGAGAAAAAAGTACATATGACAGTGCTGATGATGATGCAAAATCTTCAAAAAATGCTcaagaatatttaaaaaaaaaactagaAAAATTTTGTTCAACCAGTGGAACTAGTCAAAAATGTGATTATAAATGTATGGATGAAACGTCAAATCAAAATGGTAAAGATATCCCCAAATCCTTGAAAGAAACCCCAGATATAGTGGAAGGAAAATGTCCATGTCCTGTTAAGCCGGCACCGGTCAAACCGGCGCCACAAGTGGTACCACAAGGCGGAGGTGGAGGTGGAGCGGGACGATCACAACAAGCAACAAAAATTCTGGTACCTGATGGTCAAGATGGGGGTACTCAACATGGAGCCAAACCTATGAACCCAGATGGAGGAAATGCACAAGTTGACATCACATTTGGTACTACCACGTCTACAGTTACTCCCGCACCTAGTTCCGCACCTGGTAGCCAGACGACTGTTGACACGAATTCCCAAAGTGGTCAAGGTAGTACTAGTGGTCAAGATCCTGGTAGTAATACAGCGGGAACCGGGCAGACATCAACATCACAAACAACACAACCTGGTGCTCCTTCTATTCCTGCTCTTGATCCTAATGAACTCtggaacaaaataaaagagAATGTTTTGGCCCCTGTACTTACTGCTGGAGGTTTAGGTTATGCAGGAACAAAAGCAGCTATTGATCTTGCAAAAAAAGTTGGACCACGAATTGCAGAAAAAGCTGCAGATGTTGCAGAAAAAGCTGTACAGACAGGAATAAAAGCTGCAGGAGGAGTTGATAATGTTGCAAATGTTGCAAAAGGAGCTGCAAAAGCTGGAATAGAACTTGTAGACTTTGGAATAAAAACTGCAGAAACAGTTGGACCAATTTTAGAGACTACATTAACTACTGCTATTAGTTCAATTACAAATAGTGGTACCCAACCTCAACAACCCCAACCCCCTCCTCCTAGTGGTCCAAATAGTGGTCCTAGTGGTAGTAGTACTCACCAAAATCCGGGTTCGCCGAGGCCTGGATCAACAACTGGTGGACAACATTCACAAGGTGGACATGGTGGACAGGGACAAGTATCACCTGGAGTACCAACAGGACGTGGACCAAAACCCTCATCCACACCTCGTGGAACCCAACCAACCGACCTCACAACAACCGTGTCCTTATCTGCTATACCTTGGGCTATAGGTGTTGCGTTTGTTGGGATAGCATATTTATGGTTGAAG aAAAAACCCAAATCTTCTCCTATGGATTTGTTGCGTGTTATTGATATACCGAAAAACGATTATGGTATACCTGATAAAACATCTACCAATAGGTATATTCCATATGGTCGATATAAAGGCAAAACCTACATATATGTAGAAGGAGACGAATCGGACGATTATAGTTATATTCGTGATATATCATCTTCTGACATAACTTCATCAGAAAGCGAGTATGAAGAGatagatttatataaacCGCGTAGTCctaaatataaaactttGATCGAAGTAGTACTAAAACCTAGCAATAAAACACCATATGATGACacatataaagataatatagtGGATAATAGCTATATACCAAGTGGTAAATATGGTGACAAACATAGCGATATACCAAGTGATGCACCTAGTGATAATACCCCCACCTATAAATTGACGGAGGAAGAATGGAATAAACTGAAACAGGATTTTATTTTGAACATGttacaaaatgataatatggatTTACCTAATGAGAATATcattgatgataatattccTAAGGATATCCAACCTgatattatacaaaataatatggatgaaAAACCTTTTATTACTCAAATCCAAGATCGAAAATTACATAGTGATGATAGCGATGTTCTTAGTTATAATATTGATTGGAATGTTCcggaaaatattataactaATAACTTGGATATACCCAAAAATGTTACATCAAATGATCAATATTCTGGAATTGATTTAATCAATGATTCGCTAAGTGGAAAACctattgatatatatgatgagtTGCTAAAAcgaaaagaaaatgaattatatggAACAAATCATCCAAAAAATACAACAACAAATAGTGGTGTCATGGAAGCAAATTGTGATCCTATATCTAGTCAGTTAAATTTGTTCCATAAATGGCTTGATAGGAATCGATATATGTGCGAAAAATGGAGTAATAAGGAGGAAATGCTGAACAAATTGAATAAAGAATGGGAAAAAGAGAACAATATAAATTAccatatcatatataatacctCTAATGatattatcaataatattaataataaatccaAGTTGTCAAACGCAAACGTTTCTATGGAAATAAATATGGACAAGTTTAATGTTACTAACACAGATGTTCTTAATGCGAATATATCCTGA